One genomic window of Clostridium taeniosporum includes the following:
- a CDS encoding N-acetylmuramoyl-L-alanine amidase family protein, which produces MKSARLKKITAAVMALSIIASVSPVGASAAWKQDSNGWWNDKGSAYSIGWENINSHWYYFGQDGYMKTGWVNDNGTWYYADGSGAIKTGWISVNGNWYYTSQSGAMQTGWINDNGTWYCTDNSGAMKTGWLSDNGKWYYTSSTGAMQTGVVKVNGKVYSLALNGEMQKGNVIIEGKTYTFSESGECISSEVPKATKEFAPGNVDITTNQNSNNNTANNNEQKNDSEKSNDDSDKKSSKSKKHHSSSSSSSNDSDKSHVSISKLNIDKQDISFNYEIKDKAQYDVKCEMYDFNNKIVDTVKWERPDKVNGLKATIFITDILGEMNQNDYIVSKIISKSGDNDSTSFESEKMQVVNKSKLNNEISSVTTKNEDNKYNCIVQSKENFAEGIYVLYGFESENSAYVKTVYCSGNTNTLEFKNVGSKWINEGTSKIKLARIYDTKKVNDNSASCKIQVTDKFNMK; this is translated from the coding sequence ATGAAAAGTGCTAGATTAAAAAAGATTACAGCAGCAGTAATGGCACTATCAATTATAGCTTCTGTATCTCCAGTTGGAGCATCAGCAGCATGGAAACAAGATTCTAATGGATGGTGGAATGATAAAGGTAGTGCTTATTCTATAGGTTGGGAAAATATAAATAGTCACTGGTATTACTTTGGACAAGATGGTTATATGAAAACAGGTTGGGTAAATGATAATGGAACTTGGTATTATGCAGATGGTTCAGGAGCTATAAAGACTGGATGGATAAGTGTTAATGGAAATTGGTATTATACATCCCAAAGTGGTGCAATGCAAACAGGCTGGATAAATGATAATGGAACATGGTATTGTACTGATAATTCAGGAGCTATGAAAACAGGTTGGTTAAGCGATAATGGAAAATGGTACTATACATCATCAACTGGGGCAATGCAAACTGGTGTAGTTAAGGTTAATGGTAAGGTTTATTCCTTAGCTTTGAATGGAGAAATGCAAAAAGGTAATGTTATTATTGAAGGAAAAACATATACTTTCTCTGAAAGTGGAGAATGTATAAGTAGTGAAGTTCCTAAGGCAACTAAAGAATTTGCACCAGGAAATGTAGATATAACTACAAATCAAAATTCAAATAATAATACTGCAAATAATAATGAACAAAAAAATGATTCTGAAAAATCTAATGATGATTCAGATAAGAAATCAAGTAAATCTAAAAAGCATCATAGTAGTTCAAGTTCAAGCTCAAATGACTCAGATAAATCACATGTATCTATATCTAAATTGAATATAGATAAACAAGATATATCTTTTAATTATGAAATTAAAGATAAAGCTCAGTATGACGTGAAATGTGAAATGTATGATTTTAATAATAAAATTGTAGATACTGTAAAATGGGAAAGACCAGATAAAGTAAATGGTTTGAAAGCCACTATTTTTATAACAGATATATTAGGAGAAATGAATCAAAATGATTATATAGTATCAAAAATTATTTCTAAATCAGGTGATAACGATAGTACAAGCTTTGAATCAGAAAAGATGCAAGTTGTAAATAAATCTAAATTAAATAATGAAATAAGTAGTGTAACTACTAAAAATGAAGATAATAAATACAATTGCATAGTTCAAAGTAAGGAAAACTTTGCAGAAGGAATTTATGTATTGTACGGATTTGAATCTGAAAATAGTGCTTATGTAAAAACTGTTTATTGCTCAGGAAATACTAATACATTAGAATTTAAAAATGTTGGTTCTAAGTGGATTAATGAGGGAACATCAAAGATAAAACTTGCAAGAATTTATGATACTAAAAAAGTAAATGATAATTCAGCAAGTTGTAAAATTCAAGTTACGGATAAATTTAATATGAAATAA
- a CDS encoding carbon storage regulator, producing the protein MLVLGRKPGEYIVIDNKIKVAVVKTDEGNLRLAIDAPREIEIVRGEVYEKRCK; encoded by the coding sequence ATGTTAGTTTTAGGCCGTAAGCCAGGTGAATATATAGTAATAGACAACAAAATAAAGGTAGCAGTAGTAAAGACTGATGAGGGCAATCTAAGACTTGCCATTGATGCACCAAGAGAAATTGAAATCGTAAGAGGCGAAGTATACGAAAAAAGATGTAAATAA
- a CDS encoding YibE/F family protein: protein MEIKKYKTDIIFIIVTLVLGLAIIYMSKFIFVGGFVEDKANRGVEYYKAEVIKINKEKLKEDKYIEGIELGYQKVKVRILDGPYKDNEYNVLNNISRLYNTKTKVGSKVITAFYIKDGKITDMMISSFTRSHILIAMGLLFLISILLIGGFKGIKAIVSLIFTIVCVIYLMLPLMLKGVSPILSSLIVAAVSITITLMLISGKNKKSLAAILGTLSGVIIAGIFAYVFGLWANLSGVNLTDAESIMYISETTGLKIKGIMFAGILISALGAVMDVAMSISSSIFEIHSINNEMSISKLFKSGMNIGRDIIGTMSNTLILAFAGGSLNLLILIYSSNMTFNRLMNLDVIGTELIQGLAGSIGIILTVPITALVTSYLCKHEKEI, encoded by the coding sequence GTGGAAATTAAGAAGTATAAAACAGATATTATATTTATAATAGTAACTTTGGTTTTGGGATTGGCTATTATATATATGTCAAAATTCATATTTGTAGGTGGATTTGTAGAAGATAAGGCCAACAGAGGTGTTGAATATTATAAGGCAGAAGTAATTAAAATTAATAAGGAAAAACTTAAAGAAGATAAGTATATTGAGGGTATAGAATTAGGCTATCAAAAGGTTAAAGTTAGGATTTTAGATGGCCCATACAAAGATAATGAATACAATGTGCTTAATAATATAAGTAGACTTTATAATACAAAGACCAAGGTTGGAAGCAAAGTTATTACTGCATTTTATATTAAAGATGGAAAGATAACTGATATGATGATTTCAAGTTTTACAAGAAGTCATATATTGATAGCTATGGGGCTACTATTTTTAATTTCAATATTATTAATAGGTGGATTTAAGGGAATTAAGGCAATAGTATCATTAATATTTACAATAGTTTGTGTTATATATTTGATGTTGCCTTTAATGCTTAAAGGGGTAAGTCCTATATTATCATCACTTATAGTGGCTGCTGTAAGTATAACAATAACTCTTATGCTTATATCAGGAAAAAATAAAAAGAGTTTAGCAGCAATACTTGGAACTTTATCAGGAGTTATTATAGCAGGTATATTTGCTTATGTATTTGGATTATGGGCTAATCTTTCAGGAGTAAATTTAACTGATGCAGAAAGCATTATGTATATATCTGAAACTACAGGTCTTAAAATAAAAGGGATAATGTTTGCAGGAATATTAATATCTGCTTTAGGTGCTGTAATGGATGTAGCTATGTCAATATCTTCATCTATATTTGAAATTCATTCAATAAATAATGAGATGTCAATAAGTAAGTTGTTTAAAAGTGGAATGAATATAGGAAGAGATATAATAGGAACAATGTCCAATACATTAATTTTAGCTTTCGCAGGAGGCTCTTTAAATTTATTGATTCTAATTTATTCTTCTAATATGACCTTTAATAGATTGATGAACTTGGATGTAATAGGTACGGAATTAATTCAAGGACTAGCAGGAAGTATTGGAATAATATTAACAGTTCCAATAACAGCATTAGTTACTTCATATTTATGTAAACATGAAAAAGAAATATAG
- a CDS encoding DUF2442 domain-containing protein — translation MKIDSQRYVLIVLFDNGVTKEVDFNKKLNDDFYCDLKNKLLFEQAKVDVGGYGVSWNDDIDISEYEIWNIGKTI, via the coding sequence ATAAAAATAGATTCTCAGCGATATGTATTAATAGTTCTATTTGATAATGGGGTAACTAAAGAAGTTGATTTTAATAAAAAACTAAATGATGATTTTTATTGTGATTTGAAAAATAAATTATTGTTTGAACAAGCAAAAGTGGATGTTGGTGGATATGGTGTGAGTTGGAATGACGACATTGATATTAGTGAATATGAAATTTGGAATATAGGAAAAACTATATAA
- a CDS encoding 5'-methylthioadenosine/adenosylhomocysteine nucleosidase has translation MTIGIIAAMAEELEILLKDLNLEEKKEKANMVFHKGTINGKNVVAVVCGIGKVNSAVCTQILISEYSVDKIINVGVAGGIGKDIYPGDIVVAENLVQHDMDTSIFGDKIGQIPRLDTFDFKCDEEMVAAAKKSCEEISELNSFTGRIVSGDQFVANLEKIQWLEKEFGAISCEMEGASIAQVCYLNSIPFVVIRSISDNANNGAHMDYEKFTPIAVKNSTKILNKMIEIL, from the coding sequence ATGACAATTGGAATAATCGCTGCTATGGCAGAAGAATTAGAGATATTATTAAAAGATTTAAATCTTGAAGAAAAAAAAGAAAAAGCAAATATGGTTTTCCACAAAGGAACTATAAACGGAAAAAACGTTGTTGCTGTTGTTTGTGGAATAGGTAAAGTAAATTCAGCTGTATGTACTCAAATATTAATATCTGAATATAGTGTTGATAAAATTATAAATGTTGGAGTTGCTGGTGGTATTGGAAAAGATATCTATCCTGGTGACATAGTTGTAGCTGAAAATCTAGTACAACATGACATGGATACTTCAATATTTGGAGATAAGATTGGTCAAATTCCAAGACTGGATACATTTGATTTTAAATGTGATGAAGAAATGGTTGCTGCTGCTAAAAAATCTTGTGAAGAAATTTCTGAATTAAATAGTTTCACTGGAAGAATAGTTTCTGGAGATCAATTTGTTGCTAATTTAGAAAAAATTCAATGGCTTGAAAAAGAATTTGGAGCTATTTCTTGTGAAATGGAAGGTGCTAGTATAGCTCAAGTTTGTTACTTAAATTCAATTCCATTTGTAGTTATTAGGTCAATTTCTGATAATGCAAATAACGGTGCACATATGGATTATGAAAAATTCACTCCAATTGCAGTTAAGAATTCAACTAAAATATTAAACAAAATGATTGAAATACTATAA
- a CDS encoding tRNA threonylcarbamoyladenosine dehydratase, protein MLAQHSLSRTELLIGKDGLDKLKNSKVMIFGIGGVGSFTVEALARAGVGELILVDDDTVCLTNLNRQIHATYETISKSKVEVMKERILSINKNCNVITHQTFVTQDNIVDIIPKDIDYIVDAIDTVSAKLGLAEYCYKNDIRIMSSMGTGNKLDPTQFKVTDVFKTKVCPLAKVMRYELRKRGVEKLKVVYSEELPLKPKAEDVVTCKTGCVCTGGTKKCASKRQIPGSISFVPPVAGMIIAGEVIKDILDIK, encoded by the coding sequence ATGTTAGCACAACATTCTTTATCAAGAACAGAATTGTTAATAGGAAAAGATGGTTTAGATAAATTAAAAAATAGCAAGGTAATGATATTTGGAATTGGTGGAGTTGGAAGTTTCACTGTTGAAGCACTTGCAAGAGCTGGTGTTGGTGAATTAATACTAGTTGATGATGACACAGTTTGTTTAACTAATTTAAACAGACAAATACATGCTACATATGAAACAATAAGTAAATCTAAGGTTGAAGTTATGAAAGAAAGAATTCTTTCTATAAATAAAAATTGTAATGTTATAACTCATCAAACTTTTGTTACTCAAGATAATATAGTTGATATAATTCCTAAAGATATTGATTATATTGTAGATGCAATAGATACAGTATCAGCAAAACTTGGATTAGCAGAATATTGCTATAAAAATGATATAAGAATAATGAGTTCTATGGGGACTGGAAATAAATTAGATCCTACTCAATTTAAAGTTACAGATGTTTTTAAAACAAAAGTTTGTCCATTAGCTAAAGTAATGAGATATGAATTAAGAAAAAGAGGAGTAGAAAAATTAAAGGTTGTATACTCAGAAGAATTACCTTTAAAGCCTAAAGCAGAAGATGTAGTTACTTGTAAAACTGGTTGTGTTTGTACAGGAGGCACTAAAAAATGTGCTAGTAAAAGACAAATACCAGGTAGTATATCTTTTGTACCACCTGTTGCAGGAATGATAATTGCAGGAGAGGTAATAAAGGATATTTTAGATATTAAATAA
- a CDS encoding DUF4160 domain-containing protein gives MPVITRFYGIVVKMYPNDHTPPHFHAIYGEYVGVIDINTLEMIEGDLSNRALKLVKEWAEKYQKDLMDMWNTKEFRKLEGLK, from the coding sequence ATGCCAGTTATTACAAGATTTTATGGAATAGTAGTAAAGATGTATCCCAATGATCATACGCCACCACATTTTCATGCTATATATGGAGAATATGTTGGAGTTATAGATATAAATACATTGGAGATGATAGAGGGAGATTTATCTAATAGAGCTTTAAAGTTGGTAAAAGAATGGGCTGAGAAGTATCAAAAGGATTTAATGGATATGTGGAATACTAAAGAGTTTAGAAAATTAGAAGGTTTGAAATAA